The following is a genomic window from Malus sylvestris chromosome 12, drMalSylv7.2, whole genome shotgun sequence.
CAGGAGAGGGCGAAGGCTTTGGAAGTAATCCAGTTTTTGAAGGAAAAGTATCATCATGGAACCTGTGATGTTGCAATAGTTGGTAAGTGCATATACGGTGTAACAATGTATATTATATACAAGCCCACAGAACTTTTATCATGTTTTCATTTTCTCTGGTACTCAAAATACCTGCATTATCCAACCAGAAGTGTTACCTTACATGTTTGCTATCTGTGTTGCCCATTCTCACTCATTACTTATTTCATTTGTCAAAAATGGTGTGCATTATGGCAGATGATGGGAAGCTAGATACAGAGTCCGATTCGGGTGAATTTTGGGTCCTAATGGGTGGATTTGCTCCAATTGGAAAGAAGGTAATCACTGAAGATGATGTGGTTCCAGAAGCTACTCCTGCTATACTGTACAGGTATTCTCATATTCTGTTATTGTCTTTTGTCTAAAACTCTTGATTTTTAGTAAATagtgaactctctctctctctctctttctctctctccctccctccctccctccctccctccctccctccacacacacacacgtatggTCGTATGCTTTTCATGTGTGTGCATCTGCATGTAGTAGGTGGCCTGGTAAGCACATGCTCCAGACACTTGTTTCTGTGTTGTGTGCCGGAAACAAAATATCTACTTATATGTTAATTTCTGGTATAATCCTCATACGGTTCTAACTTAAACTTACTGGTTTTTGAAGCATAACCGAGGGTGAAGTGAAGACTGTAGAAGGTGAACTATCCAAATCCTTGCTTGAAAACAACAAATGCTACTTACTGGACTGCGGTTCAGAGGTGTTTGTTTGGGTTGGCCGGGTGACACAAGTGGAGGACAGAAAATCTGCTAGCCAAGCAGCTGAGGTAGTGACCTGCACTTTTTTATCCATGCTGGCAAGCAGATAGGTTTATGAGTGACTTACATAAATGTAACTCTGAATTTTGTCACCAGGAGTTTCTTGCTACTCAGAATAGACCAAAGTCAACACGAATAACCCGGGTTATTCAAGGTTATGAAACACATTCATTCAAGTCCAACTTCGATTCTTGGCCGTCAGGATCAGCAACTTCTGGTACtgaagagggaagaggaaaAGTAGCAGGTAATTATCAACTCCTGAGTTGTAAAGTGTACAGTAATACTTTCTGATTGCCTTTATCTAATATTGTATCTTCATGGTCTGCTAGCTTTGCTGAAGCAACAAGGTGTTGGTTTAAAGGGTGTTGCAAAAGGTGCTCCCGTAAATGAGGAGGTCCCACCTTTGCTAGAAGGAGGTGGAAAGATGGAGGTCTAGTTGATAATGATATATGTTAATCATGCTTCTAGTAATGACTTAATTAATTAGGCTTCCTTGTTGATATCTTTTGGAATATTGGgtattctgttttttttttttcaggtatGGTGTATCAATGGTGGTGCCAAGACTCCTTTGCCTAAGGAGGATATTGGTAAATTTTACAGTGGAGATTGCTATATCATTCTCTATACTTACCACTCTGGTGATAGAAAAGAAGATTACTTTTTGTGCTGTTGGTTTGGAAAAAATAGTATTGAGGTAATTCACTTTGTTCCTGGTTAGGATTCAAATAATTGAAAGAATCACTTTGCTTTCTGTCAGAATTCTTGTATATAAACTATAAAGAAAGAGACCTGCACTTCAACCTCATGCTTGCATACATTGTGCTTTCAATTGGGGTTGGGGGTGGGTGAGGGTTGTGGAAAAAAATGTTGCGTCTTTGATGTCCTTCGGTGTTTTGGTTAGAGTTGAATGTCATTTCTTGAAGATAGGAGGAACGCTTGATTTTGTTGTGGAGAGGGTGGGCTTTTTAGCTTCTTTGTGGGCTCCAGTAGCTGCAGAATCTGGAGATATTCCTTTCTTTGAGCTATAGTTGGATTCTTGGATGATTATTGTACTGTTTAAGTTAGCCTTGATCTGAAGTAGGAACAATAGGTTGGTAGTATCGGACATTTTCAGGTGGTTATTCCTGGTCTTCTTGTTTCAGTGTACTTCATGTCCACTTCTTGATTTTttgagtaaataaataaaaaaacgaaGTTTCATTCACATAGGAAAGAGACAACTTATTGTCCAAGTGTGGTTTGTATTTTCTGGAAGGGTTTTCAGGGCACTAAACATGTTGTTTGGTTTGGGTCTTTGTTTGTTCTCCTCTTCATCCAAGCTATTATTAAACCTAGTGATTGAATAACAGAGGATATCAAAAGAAAGAGTcatgttcttatcttcattcTAATGacttttcatttaatttttttacctttttggTAATAGTTTGTCTAATATTTCGTGAAAGCATCCTTCGACATTTTGTTTCTGCGCCATATTAGAAAACCTTGTTGCAATTGTAAGAGGACTGCTAAAGAATTTCCATTATATAACCCATTTTAGGAGGACCAGAAAACTGCTTCTCATTTGGCTAGCACAATGTCCAACTCGCTGAAGGGAAGACCAGTGCAGGTATCATATTATCTTTAGTCAATGTTGGAGAATGTGTCTTACGGACCTACATATAATAGGGGCCTTTTGCAGGGTCACATATTTCAAGGTAAAGAGCCACCACAGTTAGTAGCACTTTTTCAGCCTATGGTGGTCCTGAAGGTATTGTTCAGTTTAGTGACTTTAGTCTGGTGCAAAGACCTCTCCATATTAGTTTCATTTGAGGGTTTATTGTTATcattttaatttgattgatttCCTCTTCAGGGTGGCTTGAGCTCTGGTTATAAGAAATCGGTTGAGGAGAAAGGTCTGACAGATGAAACTTATACCGCAGATTGTGTGGCACTCTTTCGGTTATCTGGAACTTATGTTCATAACAGTAAAGCAGTGCAAGTTGATGCGGTATGAGCCAATTCATATGTTGTAATCACGTATCCTACATGACAATATATGCTCACATATTTTGGGGGACTGACCTTAGAAAGCGATAAGCACTCTGTCTGCGATATTACATATACCCCTGAATTCCTCGTATTGGAGACTTATCTGTTCCCTAGTAGTATGCATCTTTAAGATTACCACTGAATGTTTTTCACGCTGGATTTTTTGGCATGCTGTAGTTGGCCGGTATGGAGAATAATATGGTATATGAAATGTTGGATGTGATTTATTGAGGGGAAGATGAAATAGAGTTATCTGTGTTTTCTTCATATATGTAGTACGAAGATTCAAATAGAATTGCATACTTTCAAGAGAATGGTTTCTATGCTATGTTTAGATGTTAGACTTCTTGTTCACTGCTGGACATAATCTTTGTACTCTTTGGGCTTTTTAAATAGTCTTTCTTTTATATGTATACATAAAACAGATTTCTTTGTTTAGGTGGCAACATCATTGAACTCTACCGAGTGTTTCATTCTGCAATCTGGGTCCTCAATGTTTGCCTGGAATGGAAATCAATGCACCATTGAACAGCAACAGTTAGCAGCAAAACTTGCAGAATTTTTGAAGGTATACTTGTATTGAAGATTTCtattctctcttccctcttacATAACTTATTTGCCTTCGAACTTATCATAGATGCACCATCCAGAAGAGTCAATAAAACCAAGTATGCTTAGTAAATGTATTTCAGTCGGGCTTCAAGTAACAATGGTATACTGGGCTCTGGCATTGTTTCGACTTGatgacaaaagaacaagatgaTTGTACACGTTAACTTGATTGGGCACGTACAATGGATGGACAGTGTTCAGTATTCATGCTTAATGTAATTTAATagtatttattatttcttaggCTTTCGATTTTCAGTATTGCCACCAATATAATGTTCATCTATTTGAGCCTTATATGCCTTGCTAATACAGCCTGGAGTTACTCTAAAACATGCTAAAGAGGGAACTGAGAGCTCATCCTTCTGGTTTGCTCTAGGAGGGAAACAAAGTTACACCAGCAATAAAGTTTCTCAGGAGATTGTCAGAGATCCCCACCTGTTCTCATTCTCGTTCAACAGAGGTAGAATTTTATGACATGAAATGATGTCTAagttggaaattttatttgtaaaGCTAGTTCCATTCTaactctgtttttttttattgttcattGATTCCCCAGGAAAGTTTCAGGCGAGTTATCTGGCCTTTTGAGTGTAATCGgtattttcttccatttttatTTGGGCGCTAGTGCTTCTAATCCCTGTCTTCGTTTTTAATTCTGCAGGTGGAGGAAATTTACAACTTCACTCAGGATGATCTGTTGACAGAGGATATCCTTATACTTGACACACATGCCGAAGTGTTTGTTTGGGTTGGTCAATGTGTAGACTCGAAAGAAAAgcaaaatgcttttgaaattgGCAAGGTATACCTTAAAATATTTGCATCTTTGTCATATGTTTCATttgttacattttccattcaTATTTGTGCAGAAATACATAGCGCTGGCGGCATCTCTGGAGGGGTTGGCTCCTAATGTACCATTATACAAAGTTACTGAAGGAAATGAACCTCGCTTCTTTACAACATACTTTTCATGGGATCTTTCAAAAGCCACTGTATGTTCTAAAACaacagactctctctctctcactcatttagataaattttaaggaatttgtaGTCAAGCAAGGAATAATCAAAACACGTTTAAGTTGAATGCAACAAATTTCTGTGATTTGGAATTTTTGGAGgggtttttacttttctatttcATCTTTAACCTATTAATTGAAATAACTAGTCTTTTGAACTAGAATGAAATTAAGCGAGGATAAATATATGTGTGGAATACTGTAAATGATAATGCTGTGCAAATGTCATAACAAATAGGGAAGTGAAAACTGTCTAGGTGGGAAGAGAATTGGTTTAGGGATCATTACGTATAGAATATCATATACCAGTAGGGATTAAATATGCATAGAAGTCTATCTTCTCAAATAAAATGAAAGCCTAGAAGTCTAATTTGGTAATAACATACGAGTCaatcaacattttttttctgggtAAATTATTACTGATTGATGATGTGCTTACATTCTCTCCCTCTTCAGTGTAATAACCATGTCAGAGATAATCATCTAAAATATGACTTTGTTTCTGCTACACTTGCTAGTGCATTTGAGATTCCAGACATTTCATTAAATAATTTTAGAGGCGGACCAAAACTTTTGTGATTGAAACATTATTTTGATAGGTAAAGTGTGAAGCAAAGGGGCGTGACAGTGTGTCGAAAACCTTTGTAGATATCAACTGTTTTAATTGAAAGTACTTTATACGGATGCATTACACTATTCggtttaatatataattttcttaCAGTATATCTACACTAAATGTAGGTTCAAGGAAACTCATTCCTCAAGAAGGTGTCAATACTCTTTGGAATTGGCCATGCTGTGGAGGTAAGCAATGTATATTATCAAACACGTTGCATCGTAATCTCCTCTTATACATGTGTGCGAAATGCTATATGATACATTCTGTCTAGTATATACAAGGGAACCATGATCATATCATGTCTTAAGATTCTCGTTATAAGTTAGTTACCGGAATAATGTTCTTCTCATAACAGTTCGAAATGATTGAACAACATTAAGGGTTAAAAtctatcaaattttgtaaaatttttTAGCATTATCATTTATTATCCTTCTGTAATTCACGGAGAACGGATATCTGTTGCTGGATC
Proteins encoded in this region:
- the LOC126592881 gene encoding villin-3, translated to MSSSTKALDPAFQGSGQRIGAEIWRIEDFQPVPLPKSEHGKFYMGDSYIVLQTTQNKGGAYLYDIHFWIGKDTSQDEAGTAAIKTVELDAVLGGRAVQHREIQGHESDKFLSYFKPCIIPLEGGVASGFKKVEEDEFETRLYICKGKRVVRMKQVPFARSSLNHDDVFILDTENKIFQFNGANSNIQERAKALEVIQFLKEKYHHGTCDVAIVDDGKLDTESDSGEFWVLMGGFAPIGKKVITEDDVVPEATPAILYSITEGEVKTVEGELSKSLLENNKCYLLDCGSEVFVWVGRVTQVEDRKSASQAAEEFLATQNRPKSTRITRVIQGYETHSFKSNFDSWPSGSATSGTEEGRGKVAALLKQQGVGLKGVAKGAPVNEEVPPLLEGGGKMEVWCINGGAKTPLPKEDIGKFYSGDCYIILYTYHSGDRKEDYFLCCWFGKNSIEEDQKTASHLASTMSNSLKGRPVQGHIFQGKEPPQLVALFQPMVVLKGGLSSGYKKSVEEKGLTDETYTADCVALFRLSGTYVHNSKAVQVDAVATSLNSTECFILQSGSSMFAWNGNQCTIEQQQLAAKLAEFLKPGVTLKHAKEGTESSSFWFALGGKQSYTSNKVSQEIVRDPHLFSFSFNRGKFQVEEIYNFTQDDLLTEDILILDTHAEVFVWVGQCVDSKEKQNAFEIGKKYIALAASLEGLAPNVPLYKVTEGNEPRFFTTYFSWDLSKATVQGNSFLKKVSILFGIGHAVEDKSTGNQGGPRQRAEALAALSSAFNPSSGKSSQAGQDKSDGSSEGGPRQRAEALAALSSAFNSSPGNKPSLPKPSASGQGTQRAAAVAALSNVLTAEKSKLTPDASPVQSPPSETSASEGPQELPEVKETGESAPASESSEDDSKQKTLQDESESESSRSTFSYDQLRAKSDNPVTGIDFKRRETYLSDEEFQTIFGMPKDAFYQLPKWKQDMQKRKADLF